The proteins below are encoded in one region of Leucoraja erinacea ecotype New England chromosome 26, Leri_hhj_1, whole genome shotgun sequence:
- the fam167b gene encoding protein FAM167A isoform X1, translating to MALVQAAADEEDDLGQLKALADKLKLQTRRPSFAEWQERLRGDPWRECGDGEPAGAGTGTGSSQPTHRVDIAVHSICGFTNIAGAVGWLRAELKDMQAVDQQLARRLISLRREMHRLKVEQMCQQHKQMLEDVTMGLEECEEESDLLCDIPLKAAFSLSTPLKHIGITKMNINSRRFSLS from the exons ATGGCGTTGGTCCAGGCGGCAGCAGATGAGGAGGATGACCTCGGGCAGCTGAAGGCACTGGCCGACAAACTCAAGCTTCAGACTCGCCGCCCGTCATTCGCCGAGTGGCAGGAGCGGCTCCGGGGCGACCCGTGGCGGGAGTGTGGCGACGGGGAGCCGGCCGGAGCGGGGACCGGGACCGGGAGTAGCCAGCCCACACACCGGGTAGACATCGCTGTCCACAGTATCTGCGGCTTCACCAACATTGCCGGCGCTGTGGGCTGGCTGCGCGCAGAGCTG aaggACATGCAGGCTGTGGACCAGCAGCTGGCACGGAGGCTGATCTCCCTCCGGAGGGAGATGCATCGTTTGAAGGTGGAGCAGATGTGCCAGCAACACAAGCAGATGTTGGAGGACGTGACTATGGGGCTGGAGGAGTGTGAGGAGGAGTCGGACCTGTTGTGTGACATTCCCCTCAAAGCTGCCTTCAGCCTCTCCACCCCACTCAAACACATCGGCATCACCAAGATGAACATCAACTCTAGAAGGTTCTCTCTCTCCTGA
- the fam167b gene encoding protein FAM167A isoform X2 produces the protein MALVQAAADEEDDLGQLKALADKLKLQTRRPSFAEWQERLRGDPWRECGDGEPAGAGTGTGSSQPTHRVDIAVHSICGFTNIAGAVGWLRAELDMQAVDQQLARRLISLRREMHRLKVEQMCQQHKQMLEDVTMGLEECEEESDLLCDIPLKAAFSLSTPLKHIGITKMNINSRRFSLS, from the exons ATGGCGTTGGTCCAGGCGGCAGCAGATGAGGAGGATGACCTCGGGCAGCTGAAGGCACTGGCCGACAAACTCAAGCTTCAGACTCGCCGCCCGTCATTCGCCGAGTGGCAGGAGCGGCTCCGGGGCGACCCGTGGCGGGAGTGTGGCGACGGGGAGCCGGCCGGAGCGGGGACCGGGACCGGGAGTAGCCAGCCCACACACCGGGTAGACATCGCTGTCCACAGTATCTGCGGCTTCACCAACATTGCCGGCGCTGTGGGCTGGCTGCGCGCAGAGCTG gACATGCAGGCTGTGGACCAGCAGCTGGCACGGAGGCTGATCTCCCTCCGGAGGGAGATGCATCGTTTGAAGGTGGAGCAGATGTGCCAGCAACACAAGCAGATGTTGGAGGACGTGACTATGGGGCTGGAGGAGTGTGAGGAGGAGTCGGACCTGTTGTGTGACATTCCCCTCAAAGCTGCCTTCAGCCTCTCCACCCCACTCAAACACATCGGCATCACCAAGATGAACATCAACTCTAGAAGGTTCTCTCTCTCCTGA